A window from Vulcanimicrobium alpinum encodes these proteins:
- a CDS encoding MarR family transcriptional regulator — MHTICYAAYMRTQERASTALAALIPRLARFAANRLEQGEGALSVAQFYVLQRIAEGVVRGSDLAKRSGVSPATMSGIVDRLVVAELVRREPHPEDRRALVLSLTDRGRALLASGERRLDDGVASLLESLSREQRDAIAQGCRAITVALDARVATVTA; from the coding sequence ATGCATACTATATGCTATGCTGCGTATATGCGAACTCAGGAGAGGGCCTCGACGGCCCTGGCGGCGCTGATACCGCGGCTCGCCCGCTTTGCCGCCAACCGGCTCGAACAAGGCGAGGGGGCGCTGAGCGTCGCGCAATTCTACGTCCTGCAGCGGATCGCCGAAGGCGTCGTCCGCGGCTCCGACCTGGCGAAGCGTTCCGGCGTCAGCCCCGCGACGATGAGCGGGATCGTCGACCGGCTTGTCGTCGCCGAACTCGTGCGCCGCGAGCCGCACCCCGAGGATCGGCGAGCGCTGGTCCTTTCGCTGACCGACCGCGGCCGCGCGCTGCTGGCCTCGGGCGAACGCCGGCTCGACGACGGCGTCGCGTCCCTGCTCGAATCGCTTTCGCGCGAGCAGCGCGACGCGATCGCGCAAGGCTGCCGCGCAATCACCGTCGCGCTCGACGCGCGCGTCGCAACGGTCACGGCATGA
- a CDS encoding cupin domain-containing protein: MRQTVVRGVWSWSRWQPDRNLDFNGFFIETDDGNLVVDPVEPDEETLASLRERGIAAVLITNRDHERASAAVAAATGAVTIASALDAPLLAAPVQRTVVPGDVVHGWTVIGLDGFKTAGEIALYDRSRAAALVGDALWGTPAGALTLMPDAKLADPVRAMLSARALRALWIDHLLVGDGACVFGNAHAAIGAMIDARDGLLAARINADELDPRRTSSDFAPYTAAVAEVGRLLGAKKLGYALGVLRRGDHYAPMHWHTREEELFVVLRGTPTLRTPHGTFALRPHDIVAFPTGAHGAHRLWNEADEDALVLMIANTDRGDVCYYPDSRKVLVESTGTLVRSEPELDYFEGET; encoded by the coding sequence ATGCGGCAAACGGTGGTGCGCGGGGTCTGGTCGTGGTCGCGCTGGCAGCCCGACCGGAACCTCGACTTCAACGGCTTCTTCATCGAAACGGACGACGGGAATCTGGTCGTCGATCCGGTCGAGCCCGACGAGGAGACCCTGGCGTCGCTGCGCGAGCGCGGCATCGCCGCTGTGCTCATCACCAACCGCGATCACGAGCGTGCGAGCGCCGCCGTGGCAGCCGCGACCGGTGCGGTGACGATCGCAAGCGCGCTCGATGCGCCGCTGCTCGCGGCGCCGGTGCAGCGCACCGTGGTACCCGGCGACGTCGTCCACGGCTGGACGGTGATCGGCCTCGACGGCTTCAAGACCGCCGGCGAGATCGCACTCTACGATCGCTCGCGCGCCGCCGCGCTCGTCGGCGACGCGCTATGGGGCACTCCGGCCGGCGCGCTGACCTTGATGCCCGATGCGAAGCTCGCCGATCCGGTGCGCGCGATGCTGAGCGCGCGGGCGCTGCGCGCGCTGTGGATCGACCATCTGCTCGTCGGCGACGGCGCCTGCGTCTTCGGCAACGCGCACGCCGCGATCGGCGCGATGATCGACGCGCGCGACGGCCTGCTGGCGGCGCGCATCAACGCCGACGAACTCGATCCGCGCCGCACGTCCTCCGACTTCGCGCCGTACACCGCGGCAGTCGCCGAAGTCGGGCGGCTCCTCGGTGCGAAGAAGCTCGGCTACGCGCTCGGCGTGCTGCGCCGCGGCGATCACTACGCGCCGATGCATTGGCACACGCGGGAAGAGGAACTCTTCGTCGTGCTGCGCGGAACGCCGACCCTGCGCACGCCGCACGGCACGTTCGCGCTGCGTCCGCACGACATCGTCGCGTTTCCGACCGGCGCGCACGGCGCCCACCGCCTGTGGAACGAGGCCGACGAGGACGCGCTCGTGCTGATGATCGCGAACACCGATCGCGGCGACGTCTGCTACTATCCCGACTCGCGCAAAGTGCTGGTCGAGTCGACGGGGACGCTCGTGCGGTCCGAACCGGAACTCGACTACTTCGAGGGCGAGACGTGA
- a CDS encoding MFS transporter, with translation MKYSPTVLATALATTMAFLGIGVIDPILPLISHQMGASRAQVELLFTAYIAIMAVAMLVAGVAATRWGGRKTLLVGLGWVALCAFACGFAQNVPELAVLRAFWGFGNALFVSTALSIIVGASTGTHEDAITLYEASLGFGIAAGPLVGGFLGGFGWQFPFFGTAAFMTLGWIVAFLRVREPSRREPPRRAQDVFAALRHPDVLTNALVGLCYSFGFFTILAYAPLALGMSPLALGWTFFGWGALVAFSSVVLVRVLQKRFGIALLLGGTIVTLALIFIALVAAPGKATAIALVVATGVPCGIANTLLTTLAIDVSPYSRSISSGAYNFLRWSGGAVAPVLAGRLGDTIGVRAPFAVAAVVALIAIAIVVVRGGALSAALHRNVERTSAAAMG, from the coding sequence ATGAAGTATTCGCCGACGGTCCTCGCGACCGCGCTCGCCACCACGATGGCGTTTCTCGGGATCGGCGTCATCGATCCGATCCTGCCGCTGATCTCGCACCAGATGGGCGCGAGCCGCGCGCAAGTCGAACTCCTCTTCACCGCGTACATCGCGATCATGGCCGTGGCGATGCTCGTCGCCGGCGTCGCCGCGACGCGCTGGGGCGGACGCAAGACGCTGCTCGTCGGCTTGGGCTGGGTTGCGCTGTGCGCGTTCGCGTGCGGCTTCGCGCAGAATGTCCCGGAGCTCGCGGTGTTGCGCGCATTCTGGGGATTCGGCAACGCGCTGTTCGTCTCGACCGCGCTCTCGATCATCGTCGGCGCGTCGACCGGGACGCACGAGGACGCGATCACGCTCTACGAAGCGTCGCTGGGTTTCGGAATCGCGGCCGGGCCGCTCGTCGGCGGCTTCCTCGGCGGCTTCGGCTGGCAGTTTCCGTTCTTCGGCACCGCCGCGTTCATGACGCTGGGCTGGATCGTCGCATTTCTGCGCGTGCGCGAACCGTCGCGCCGCGAACCGCCGCGCCGCGCGCAGGACGTATTCGCCGCGCTGCGCCACCCCGACGTACTGACAAACGCACTGGTCGGACTGTGCTACTCCTTCGGCTTCTTTACGATCCTCGCGTACGCGCCGCTCGCGCTCGGGATGAGCCCGCTCGCGCTCGGCTGGACATTCTTCGGCTGGGGCGCGCTGGTTGCGTTCTCATCCGTCGTGCTCGTGCGCGTGCTGCAGAAGCGGTTCGGGATCGCGCTGCTCCTCGGGGGCACGATCGTCACGCTCGCGCTGATCTTCATCGCGCTCGTCGCCGCACCGGGGAAAGCGACGGCGATCGCGCTCGTCGTTGCGACCGGCGTGCCGTGCGGAATCGCGAACACGCTGCTCACGACGCTGGCGATCGACGTCTCGCCGTACAGCCGCTCGATCTCCTCGGGCGCCTACAACTTCCTGCGCTGGAGCGGCGGCGCCGTGGCGCCGGTGCTTGCGGGCCGGCTCGGCGACACGATTGGCGTGCGCGCGCCGTTCGCTGTCGCCGCGGTCGTTGCGCTGATCGCGATCGCGATCGTCGTGGTGCGCGGCGGCGCGCTCAGCGCGGCCCTGCACCGCAACGTCGAGCGCACCTCCGCAGCGGCGATGGGTTAG